tgttctacacaattttccaaacctagggcttcgggggccactgtacaaacccgtgaccacctatagaaaaaaggtatgtggtcgaagcccgctacacaaccaaaatacaacactctacaaaactaagaggccaactatcctatgcctcgtcctcgctatttcaagcggctactcagcatccgtaggctccacaacttctccatcttctcccggcaccatgacctcggggaatactgaacctttgaggtgggtcattcatacttgtggcggagggtctgaaaaacaacgaacccacgacggggtgagataaaatctcagtaagctagcccctaatcctatattagggctctagtgcctccagacacattttcaatgaacaatttccaacaactcttctttcttactaaaaattccacaatttaattccagaaaattccattctttctccaaaaattcccacaccttctcaaatattctacgttactcccgtttcggcgttccacgcctcagtccgacaataaaatattctacgtgctccagggcccgtgtttaacgcaccaggccataatataaatatccacattactccgaaaatttccacgctactccagaatattccacgttactccaaaatattccacgttactctagaaatattccacactactccaaaatattccacgttactccaaaaatattccacgtcactccagaatattccacgttattccaccgccatcatatattcataacgttgagcctcggacctttatggaacacggctctatatatatactagggtctcagacacaaaggaatacgacccacaaatctcggtctcggacacataggaacacgaccggattaagtctcggacaattagtcgaacacgactcactttggtctcggacgacttaattgaacacgaatttcatactttctcggtctcggacaatcggacgaatacggctcacgttggcctcggacgacttgattgaatacgaccatcacatttcctcggtctcggacaatcggacgaatacggctcactttggcctcagacgacttgattgaatacgaccatcacatttcctcggtctcgctcaatcagacgaatacggctcactttggcctcagacgacttgattgaatacgaccatcacatttcctcggtctcagacaatcagacgaatacggctcactttggcctcagacgacttgattgaatatgaccatcatatttcctcggtctcggacaatcagacgaatacggctcactttggcctcgaacgacttgattgaatacgaccatcacatttcctcagaatcgttcgggatcacgtgattcactcacgttagagaattaataattcgggatcacccgatcaatttatgctaccatagtatccaatccacgccatgcgaccatattatgctaacgtagcaatttataaatcacgtgccattaaaattatactaacgtggaaatttatcacggccaaacaataataattttctaacatataattaatttacaaccatagtactatactataataatgtcacattaataagcaccgtggcataacgactttatgtcacataaaagtaactctagttaatatataaactaaccatggttcaaaaattaactagagtcaaatactaacctaaccatgattaaatactagcataaagtaactatagttaggcataaagtaaccatagttaaactttgaccaacaattatcttcttgactttactattcatgcaagaacaagctttctctctcctccaaatattcattctcggccaaggcataaaaatggccaaaaacaaccaatttttcacccaaatctaccaaatctcaagtccattagcatcctagatacctaatataaggttagggaccaacttaccactattttagcaagttttccggcgagaaaccgagaaaaattttgaccctaatccggcggctccggcaactcctctttacCAGCTTTAACCCACgaaaatccggcgactccgagtagcttacggcgatagtcgagctccggcggttcaaggcgacaccggcggttgtttgaagaattttcaatgagggagagaatgagcaagggtgagtttggccaagagagggagtgagctagagagagaaagggttcttgaaaaatgaagaagaagaaggccaaaataattaatataggttaaaataattattgggtgggatattttggtgtcttgaaagtcaagaggtacaaattggtgattttctccaccaaaaatagtcaaaattcggccaaggggtaaaatggccaaaatacccttcgttccaagttaaaaatggggtatttttcgagggcaaatgggtcctttcccatatccagtccaaatctacttttcccgaacctctttggggtgaactgcgaaggaattgcactcgggatgaggaaacgtccaaaatttttatctattgaaacccctgaaggtccgacgtcaaattccgaagctcgattcgcgatcaatctcgatcaatagaattttcagcatatctcaaactaacgggcggcttttaggagttacgcgtatcgacccgtgattaaaatcacgtttaagaattactcgagccatggcgaccttggttgtcattcaattgcgagggtcaatcactagtcccgatggtcgcgatcgttagaaaataattcagggacgttcggaacccatacgaggtcggacggaatcacccgtgctccaagcgtagggtattatccaaatcgttccctaatcattctaggatcggcctatattggtccaaaatattccctcgacaattttcatggccaaagagtcaatccaggatcaagttcttaggtccacgtacttgattttcctagctagccattcccatttggttagtctgctcgagagggatcaactccgagtgagattagactgaaatacatcaatgagacctttcatttattcaaagcttcgaaagtgggtcggaattcagaatgtcacatctACCATCTTCATTAGCTGCACCTTCATACTGAaagcgaagaaaaaaaaaaaaaaaccaaataaataaacaaacaaacagtGCGACCAGTTATGTGATTTGTTAATGAAAGAATGACCATGCAGGATGCATATGTAAACCGAGTTTAGGTTAACAATggggatgaaaagaaagtggcGAAAATGAAATCTAATCTACCTGGAACACAGAAGAAGCCGTTCCGAACAGGAAGCCGGCCGGAAAGCTGCTCCGGTTGAGCGAGACAGTGTCGTAATCGCCGGGCTCGAAGGTTCCGGAATCACCTTTGCAATGACTCACAGAGCTCGCGAGGAGCAGGGTGCAGAAAAGCATCGGTTCATGAGCACGAACCGCCATGACTGAAGCACTTTCTTTAGCACGGACCGTCGCTTTTGTTTTGGCCGTATTTATAGGGAGCTTGACTCAAAAGGAGGATAAATCCTGTGGAAAAACCCCGTTTAACATTTTCATGCCGTGAATAAGACTAGTggttttgaccaaaataaaaaaaaaaaattagggcgtGCTTTATGTTTTGGAAAGAATTTTTATGCACTCATTTTCAATGCGATGAAAATGAACTAAATAAAAGATCGGAGAACAAGAAGTTAGGTGGCTTTTTCCTAGCGAGTTTTCTCATTTATTGGCCAACTTCAATGGTTTTTAAGAAAGGTCTTTTCCGCTGGCTGGATCTTCTGAACAGAAAACTTTCTGATGACTTAGTCAGTGAATATTAGTTgcccaaaaacaaagaaaacaatatTTATTCACAAAATAATGAGTTAAGTACAAAGTGGCAACTAAAAATTAAGCCAAAGTATATCGCACATAGGTATTGCCATACAgtttagagaaagaaaaattagtacTACTAGTATAGCTTAAAGGCAAGATAACCAATCACGGGATAAGGGCAACACGGGTGTTATGACTTTCttacggcgctcacttgagtaTTATAACTTTCTTTTCGATTACTtaaatgctaaatttttttaaaaaatcgattCGCCCGAGTGCCATTGGTGAATTGTGCGGTCAGGATATCCGATTTGacattaatttattaaataataggCCGAACTGGATTGCCGGAACAATCCAATACTGAAATATCAGAGGAAACAACGATGCTTTGGCCCCATCGATGAAAAAACTACAAAATCAGAAAACAAAAATCTGAAAAAGGGGAAGAGTCTTCAAAtcctctgtttctttctcttctttcccaaTGGATGAGCCATGGTTCCACAATCGAGAgtttaaaaaaagatttgagtAGATTTACTGGAGAGGTTTTTTGCAAGCTAAAATCATGAAGTTACGCTGAAATTTTGGAGAAGAGCTTAAGGTGAAGAGCTTAAAAAGAGGGGAAAACGTGAATTGATAGAGGGAGCATAAATATTATGAAAGCTGAGGAGTGAAAGGTCAGACAAAAAAAGGACAGGGGCTAAACTAAATCAAGCGCAACTCTTGCGTTGCGTTATTACACTTGTCATCATCCTGATCCCACATAAACTGATTCGACTTATCCCCACTTTGTTATCTCGTAAGCTCGAACTCTCCACTGCTCATCTCAAGATCGAACCTCTCAATTGCTCAAGCTCATTGCAAGAGCATTCCCCTTTCTCAAATTTGGGGTTTCGTTTCGAAATGAATTAGGAGAAGAAAGAGGCAAAACGAGGTTGTTTTTCGCCTTTTTTTTGGCCACGTCAATTGTAGATTATTCATGTTGgacttaaatttattttataaaagtCACGTTgcagaaaaattttaattttaaaagctGCGTAGGACGATTTGCCGGAATAGAcacccaattgaatttttttttttaccaatgtGGTATTTAggtgattcaaaaaaagaaagatatgaCACTCAAATACGCACCCCTGGACAAGTACGCTAATTGTGCTTTCTTTATCTCGCCAATCTCCATTCCTTTCTCCTCTAATCATCCAATAATCAAAGTGGTTTAAAGACTAATCTTAATGCGCTCTTTTCCAGAAACTGTTGTCTATTTTTTAGCGAAATACTCCTGAAATAGTGAAACatattggcaaattcattctcaCGAAACTCACCAACCAAAATGCTTATTCAGAATTACTTATTACACAAGAATCCATCGCATCCTTATTTACAGAGATCATTGGAACATATGTCATATGTATGCGATGCATTCTTGAATCAAAATTTGTCGAGAAAGCCCTTGAACCAAATCGCCGACTGTTTCGGGTATCTCTTCAATCCGTTCTTGTAGTCGACATAGTTGATCCCAAATCGGACGGTGTATCCCGAGTTCCATTCGAAATTGTCCAACAATGACCATGCAAAGTAGCCCTTCACGTTAACACCGTCCCTACGACAGATTTTCCACAGGTCACATTTCATGTCATGTATGATGTAAGAAATAAGAACAAGTTAAAAATTAGATAGGAAAAGGAGATTTCACAAGTAATAATTGCATGAAAAgtaggaaaatggaaaattttactTGATCGCTTTATGAAGGTATGAGAGATGACGATAATAATAATCGATCCTCATGTAGTCAGCCAATTGTTGCTCCAGTGGTAATGTAGAGTTAGTGAACTCATCGATTCCTGATGACCAAGCCCAAGACACGGCATTTGAGAAAAACAGTAATCAATCATAAAAAAGCTGTTGTCTCAGCAATTTTAGTTAATTAATCATTGGAAATGACATTTCTCACCGTTCTCAGTGATGTAAATGAGTGGATTTTGGTACTTAGTCTTTACGTGCATCAAAAGACTTTGTATTCCGCTGGGATAAACATACAGCCAACTTGAAGCAGCCTGCAATAACATCCATTATAGGATCATGAATGTGAcggttaaaaaaatttacctaaTTCTCTCAACTTTAAGTTACTAGTACTGGGTGTTTGCAAATACTCAATCAACGTATGAACCCTAAGAAGACCACACAAAAGTAGCAAGTTTTAGACAAAATGGGGTTGCTTGAGGATTCAAACTTACCCCTGGACCGATTGGAATCCCGTTGCGTTCAGCTACAAGAAACCGTCGCGAATATATTAGAAAAGAACTTCATCGAGACCGCGATTAATGTCATCCAAATAGAGATCGTGTTTCTTACTTGAGAGGTTCGCGCGAGCGTCCGTTAGGTAGCTAGGATTCAAAATATTCGAGTGTGGCATGTACTTTGCGTAGTTCGCGGTGTAGTAGTTCAACCCGAGAAAATCAAAAGATCCTTTCACCATCAGCGATTGCTCCTTTGTGAACTTGGGTAGCCTTTTCCCTATGAGCGAGCACATGCTGCGCGGATAATTGCCGTACGTTATCGGGTTCAAGAACCTGAAAAGGAACACAAATTTTCCAAATGATTCACCGTTTAATCAAACCGCCAAGTTCTTActttatgaaattgaaaatttgtattttgGATGCACTTGATGTGTGAGTTTGGTCGTCGGAGAAGCGCACTGACCATCCCAACATCCAGTCCAGGGCTCTTAGCGCTGCATTTTGGTTATGCTTTGCATCCGAATATGGCACCATCCAATGGGAAACCAATGTTATTCCTATTGCTCCTTTTTGAGATGCCTGAAAAAGTCACTTTTGTCCAGTCAAATTGCACAAATCAATTTCAACTCCCACTGGATGTTCTATTTCTTGCATCAATGCCAAAATTCATGAgcactttttttcttgttcggATTGAGTCTAtaacattctatttttttttcaatcgagTCCTAATTGTTTTCTGTTTTGATCCATCTCCATGGCTCAATTGATTAAGAGGTGAAAGATTAATTTGATCGCACTTAATCTCGAGCCATCGTAAAGTTTCAAAGAGATTGGACACCTGATACTTGTCTCTGTACAATTTAACAGCAGCTGCGTGGGCAAGAAGTTGGTTGTGCCCGACGATATATGG
The genomic region above belongs to Rhodamnia argentea isolate NSW1041297 chromosome 6, ASM2092103v1, whole genome shotgun sequence and contains:
- the LOC115733310 gene encoding beta-glucosidase 12-like, encoding MAFRVHELMLLYILALVSSASHCKSEHGAFKPVGYDTVLLNRRSFPASFLFGTASSAYQYEGAANEDGRGPSIWDYFTHKHPGKIADGSNGDVAVDSYHRYKEDVEIMKEMGLDAYRFSISWSRVLPKGKLEGGINKEGVKYYNNLINELLAHGIQPFVTLFHWDLPQALEEEYGGFLSSHVVDDFRDYVEVCFKEFGDRVKHWITLNEPWSYASGGYANGQFAPGRCSDWQMLNCTGGDSGTEPYIVGHNQLLAHAAAVKLYRDKYQASQKGAIGITLVSHWMVPYSDAKHNQNAALRALDWMLGWFLNPITYGNYPRSMCSLIGKRLPKFTKEQSLMVKGSFDFLGLNYYTANYAKYMPHSNILNPSYLTDARANLSTERNGIPIGPGAASSWLYVYPSGIQSLLMHVKTKYQNPLIYITENGIDEFTNSTLPLEQQLADYMRIDYYYRHLSYLHKAIKDGVNVKGYFAWSLLDNFEWNSGYTVRFGINYVDYKNGLKRYPKQSAIWFKGFLDKF